The nucleotide window tgttaccatttttttttgaaggatggaTGGAAATGTTACcatgattttgtcaaattcacTCTATACATACAATGAGTGTCTAGAAgttagcattttttattttttttgagagaaagaaGTTAGAATTTTTCTTGTGAAGAAAACCTAGAAAATTACTAATGTGATATTTGGTGCAGGTGAACTATGTAAATCCTACAGCTCCACCAAGTCCTATAGTAACACCACCTTCTCCAGTGAAGGCACCACCAACACCACCTTTAGTTAAATCACCACCTATTGTGAAAGCACCTTCTCCACCATTGGTGAAAACACCACCATATCAATCACCACCAGTGAAACCAACACCACCTATTGTGAAATCACCTCCTTCTCCACCATTGGTAAAATCACCACCTTATCAATCACCACCTATTGTTAAGGCACCTTCTCCCCCTCTAGTGAAACCAACTCCACCTATTGTGAAATCACCTCCTTCTCCTCCTTTGGTGAAAACACCACCTTATCAATCACCACCTATAGTGAAGGCACCACCAACTCCTCCACCTATTGTGAAAACACCTCCTTATCAATCACCACCAATAGTTAAACCACCAGTTGCTCCATCTCCA belongs to Medicago truncatula cultivar Jemalong A17 chromosome 6, MtrunA17r5.0-ANR, whole genome shotgun sequence and includes:
- the LOC25495229 gene encoding gibberellin-regulated protein 14: MLQKMVSKSIFLLGIFLVLATKVYSYDEDLKIVVNYVNPTAPPSPIVTPPSPVKAPPTPPLVKSPPIVKAPSPPLVKTPPYQSPPVKPTPPIVKSPPSPPLVKSPPYQSPPIVKAPSPPLVKPTPPIVKSPPSPPLVKTPPYQSPPIVKAPPTPPPIVKTPPYQSPPIVKPPVAPSPPPTPIVKSWKDCIPLCGYRCQKHSRQNTCIRACMTCCDRCKCVPPGTYGNREKCGKCYTDMVTHGNRPKCP